The following proteins are encoded in a genomic region of Deltaproteobacteria bacterium:
- a CDS encoding FAD-dependent oxidoreductase, with product MREKTGSSSVPQILIGDEPVGGYSDLVHLEATGELDQRLGETLEGPLSCLYDVIIIGGGPAGLSAAIYAARKILKTLLVSKDIGGQVAWTYDVDNYLGFSHIETVDLIAKFDEHVQKYGVEELVGAEVKAIELFGKIKNVITSAGKTYFTKTVIIATGKSPRPLNVPGEKELIGMGVTYCSTCDAPLFADLDVAVAGGGNSALEAVIDLVKVARKVYMVSFTPLTGDQLLQDKVIASPKVEIFTEYEFLRIVGKSAVEAIEIASLKTREVKKRDVQGIIIEIGLQPNSELVLDTLKTNRIGEIAIDSRCRTGVAGVFACGDVTDVPFKQVIVAAGEGAKAALAASDYLVTQR from the coding sequence ATGAGAGAAAAAACGGGCAGCAGTTCGGTCCCGCAGATCCTGATCGGGGATGAACCAGTAGGTGGATACAGTGATCTGGTTCATCTCGAAGCCACTGGTGAGTTGGATCAGAGACTGGGGGAGACTCTGGAAGGGCCGCTTTCTTGCCTCTATGATGTGATCATTATCGGTGGGGGACCGGCCGGACTGAGCGCTGCGATTTATGCGGCCAGAAAGATCCTCAAAACCCTCCTTGTGAGCAAAGACATTGGGGGCCAGGTAGCCTGGACCTACGATGTGGATAACTACCTTGGTTTTAGCCACATAGAGACGGTCGACCTTATCGCCAAGTTTGATGAACATGTTCAAAAGTACGGTGTAGAAGAGCTCGTAGGGGCTGAGGTGAAAGCCATAGAGCTGTTTGGAAAAATAAAGAACGTCATCACAAGTGCTGGGAAGACATATTTTACCAAGACGGTGATCATTGCCACCGGAAAGAGTCCCAGGCCGCTCAATGTACCGGGGGAAAAAGAATTGATCGGTATGGGGGTGACTTATTGCTCTACCTGCGATGCGCCATTATTTGCAGACCTTGATGTGGCAGTGGCGGGCGGTGGAAATTCGGCTCTTGAAGCTGTTATCGATCTGGTGAAGGTGGCCCGGAAGGTGTACATGGTCTCTTTTACGCCGTTAACTGGTGACCAGCTACTCCAGGACAAGGTTATAGCTTCGCCGAAGGTAGAGATTTTCACCGAATACGAGTTTCTCCGGATTGTGGGTAAATCGGCCGTTGAGGCCATTGAGATAGCGTCATTGAAAACCCGTGAGGTTAAAAAACGCGATGTGCAGGGAATCATCATAGAAATTGGGCTGCAGCCCAATTCCGAGTTGGTCCTGGATACCTTGAAGACGAATCGTATTGGAGAGATTGCGATAGATTCCAGGTGCCGTACAGGAGTCGCTGGGGTTTTTGCCTGCGGGGATGTGACGGATGTACCATTTAAACAAGTCATTGTGGCTGCCGGCGAAGGGGCCAAGGCTGCCCTGGCAGCCTCTGATTATCTCGTGACTCAGAGGTAG
- a CDS encoding rubredoxin has protein sequence MDRYVCSVCGYVYDPVEGDPDNGIEPGTKFEGLPDDWTCPVCGAEKDQFEKEG, from the coding sequence ATGGATCGGTATGTGTGTTCAGTCTGTGGGTATGTGTATGATCCGGTAGAGGGAGACCCGGACAATGGGATCGAGCCGGGAACGAAGTTTGAAGGCTTGCCGGATGATTGGACCTGTCCTGTGTGCGGGGCAGAAAAGGACCAGTTTGAAAAGGAAGGCTAG